Part of the Candidatus Delongbacteria bacterium genome, AGCCCCTGCACGGAGTACGGGCCGGTCTTGGGATAGTTGAGGCCGATCTTCACCGCCTCGGCCGCGGACACCATCACGGTGCAGCCCAGCAGGGCCATCATGAGTGTCTTGCATGCATTCATCGTGATTTCTCCTGTGATGTCGGAATCCGGTGGCCCTGGCTCAGAATGAGAACAGCAGGGACGACTGAAGGCGCAGCGCATCCACGGATGTGGTGGCGGTGGCCGTTTTGTACTCGGTGCTCCAGCTGCCGGCTTCCAGACCAAGCTTGGTGTTCCTGTCCAGCGTGAACCAGCCGTTGAGCCAGATGGAACTGTTGAGGGCCCGGGCATCCACGGCCAGATCCTTGTCGTCCGGGTCATCCTGGCTGTAGCCCAGATTGCAGCTCAGCCGGGGGCTGAGGGCCAGCGAGGCCATGAACCAGAAGCCGGTCGCCTGCAGAGTCTCGCCCGTGGCCGTGAGACCCTGCCCGATGCCTCCCGTGTAGGCGGCCAGATTCTCGCCGGTCCAGTATTCGCCGGACACGCCCAGAGCGCTGGTCAGTGGCACGCTCAGGTCCACGTTGACGCAGTTGGAACTGAGGGTTCCGTCCTTGTCGTAGTCTCCCTGCATGCCGGACACGCCAAGAGTGGTCTTTCGTTCGGTCAGTCCGCTGAAGGACCAGGCTGCGCGGTACTGGAAGGTGGGCATGCCGGAGGCTTCGCCCCCGATGGTACGGGCCAGCGCGACGGCCGTTGTGATGCCGCCGAACTGCTTCGTGACACGCACCTGCGGGCGGCGGAAGCCGATGTTGCCTGCCCACCAGGCCACGGGAAAGTTCACCGTGTTGGGGTAGAGCGGTGAGACCAGATCCCAGGTCTGGCCCGCCAGCAGGTTCCAGCCCGAGTCCTTCCAGTCCAGCTGCATGTAGGCGTGACGCATGCGGGGAGTGGCCTTGTTCTCGGTGCCACCGGCACCGTAGAAGTCCATCTCCACATTGGCGGAACTGTGGAATGTCTCACTGGGGCCTTCCAGCCTGAAGCCCAGTCGGGTCTGGTTGGCGGTCATGCTCAGGTGGGGTTCCGCCTCGGCATCCGCGGCCCGTACCGAGACCCACTGGGTGTAGTTGTCCAGGCTGGTGGGCTCGGAGGTCCAGGACAGGTCTCCCTTGACATAGCCATAGAAGGTGATGGGAATGGACGAGGAGAGGGACTCGGCCGCGAGAGGCGTCTCCAGACAGACAAGGCACAGCAGACCGAACACAATGCAATGGCACAATTGTTTCATCGATCACTCCATCATTACAAGCGGTTTCCCGGTTTTACCGCTATCGCGAAGATTGATCTTGAGGCTCGCAGTCAAGTGCTGGAGCCAGTTGGCGGATGCAAAGCTGATATCCCGATGATTTCGCTGTTATGATTGTGCGTGATACGCATCCTGTCGGCGGGGGACAAAGGCGCATTCTGGTCACGCTGCAACAGGGTGCAACGCTCAGCATTCCGGCATTTCGGGGCCCATGCGGCACCCAGTGCATCGGGAATGTGGGTGTGCGTGAAGCGGGAATCCCGGGGCTTGGGGATCCGGAACGGTCTGCTATCTTGAGCGCAAATTCAAAATCTGAACAGGCATTCAATGAATGAACAGTCTGTCAATTCTTGCGCTGGGTCCGTGAATCGACGGGTGCCGACACGCAAGGAACGGGAGCGTCTGGCGAGACGGGCCGAGATTCTGGCGGTGGCTCGCGAACTGTTCGCCGAGAAGGGCTTTCACAATGTGTCCATGCAGGAAGTGGCGGCCCGCTCCGAATTCTCCACCGGCTCGCTCTACGCATTCTTCGAAAACAAGGATGCCCTCTATCACGACATGATGCTGGATCTGACCGACGACTTTCATCAGCGCATCGCCCTTGCACTGGATGAGGCCGAGGATGAGCTGGCCGGTCTGCGTGCCTATCTGGCCGCGAAGGCCGAGCGTTTCCAGCAGAATGCCGGGCTGCTGCGTCTGTATTTCAAGGAGTCCGGCGGGCTGAGCGCCAGCATTCGCGAGGATCTGCGCGAGGAGATGTGCACACGCCACAATCGTCTGATCGAACGCTTGGGAGCGATTTTCCAGTCCGGCATCCAGCGGGGCGTGTTCCAGCCGGTGGCCCATCCCCGCATGCTGGCACTGGCACTGGTCTCCCTCAGTACGGCGGTCCAGCTCGACGGCTTCGGGATCGGGCCGGACGACACGATTCCCAAGGATCCCGACAGCGTGTTGAATGTTCTCTTCAAGGGCTTGCTGGCATGACACATTCCGCCCGCCCGTCTTCAAACATCACAGGAGTTTCCATGCGGAATCACAGTGCAGGACCGTTTCGACTCATCACGGCCGTCGCCCTGGTGTGCAGTGCCCTGCTGGCAGGATGCGGCGCCCCGCCCACTCCTCCCCAGCCCGGCGGTGTCCCGGTGAGCGTGATCCCCGTGAGCCTGCAGGATGTGAGCCTGACCACGAGTCTCACCGGGCGCATCCAGCCCTTCCGGGTGGCCGAGATCCGGCCCCAGGTCAGCGGTGTGATCCAGGAACGTCTTTTCGTTGAAGGCAGTCTGGTCAGCGAAGGCCAGGTGCTGTACCGAATCGACCCTGCCCTCCATCAGGCCGCGCTGGACAATGCCAGCGCCGCTCTGGCCCGGGCTCGCGCCAGTGAAGGGGCCATCAGTGCCCGCCAGCAGCGCATCGAGGGCTTGCTGCCCACCAAGGCCGTGAGCCAGCAGGACTTTGACAATGTGGTGGCCGAACTGGATGCGGTGCGTGCCGAGATCCAATCCTGGGAAGCCCAGGCAGAACTTGCCCGGATCAATCTGGGTTACACCGAGGTCAGATCGCCCATCGCGGGGCGCATCGGGCGCTCGGCAGTCACCGAAGGAGCCGCGGTCACCGCCTACCAGCCGATTCCGCTGGCTACCGTGCAACAGCTGGACCGCGTGTATCTGGATCTGCCCCAGGCCACCTCGGATGTCCAGCGCCTGCGCACCCAGCTGGCCGCGGGCCGTCTGGTACAGGAAGAGAATGCCGAAGGCAACGTGCGGATCACGCTGGAGGACGGCAGCGAGTATCCCCTGGCGGGCACTCTGCGCTTCCGGGATGTGAGCGTCAATCCCGCCACCGCTTCGGTGATCCTGCGGGCCATCGTGCCCAATCCGCAGGGCGTGCTGCTGCCGGGCATGTTCGTGCACGCCGAGCTGACCGAGGGTGTCAACACCGGTGCGGTGCTGATTCCGCAGCCCGCCGTGTTGCGTGACCCCAAGGGCAATCCCTTCTGCTGGGTGGTGGCCGAGGACCAGACCGCCGCGATGCGCACCCTGGTGCTCGACCGGGCCATCGGCGACCAGTGGGTCGTGCTCGATGGGCTCAGTGGAGGCGAATCCCTGATCATCGAGGGACTCCAGCGCCTGCGCCGTCCGGGCACCCCTGTGGTGGTCACGCCCAGGGATGATGGGGCCACCGCGAACACGCCCGCCACCGGTCACTGAGCGAGGAGCCCGATGCTGTCCCATTTTTTCCTCAAGCGCCCGGTCTTCGCGTGGGTGATTTCCATCGCCTTGATGGCCGCGGGCCTGCTGGCGATCCGCAACATGACCGTCTCACAGTACCCGCCCATCGCGCCGCCCTCGATCGCGATCCAGGCCTACTATGGTGGTGCCTCGGCCGAAACGGTGGAGAACACCGTGACCCAGGTCATCGAGCAGAAGATGACCGGGCTGGACGACCTGCTCTACATCTCGGGCAAGAGTTCCTCCTCAGGTCTGGGGCGTCTGGAACTGACCTTCGCGCCTGGCACCGACCCGGATCTGGCCCAGGCCAAGGTCCAGAACAAGCTGCAGCTGGCGATGGCCAGCCTGCCCGAGGTGGTGCAGCGCCAGGGTGTCTCGGTCAGCAAATCCACGCGCAACTACCTGATCATCGTGGGGCTTGTCTCACCGGACGGCACCCTGGATGGTGACGCCCTGCGCGACTACGCGGCCACCAACCTCGAGAAGGTGCTGGCCCGCGTCGAAGGTGTGGGCGAGGTGCAGAACTTCGGCACCCAGTACGCGATGCGGGTCTGGCTGAACCCCGACAAGCTGGCCCAGCTGCAGCTCACCTACGAGGATGTGGTGGCCGCGCTGAAGACCTACAACGTCGAGATCTCGGCGGGCCAGTTCGGCAGCCTGCCCGCGGTGGAAGGCCAGCGGCTGAACGCCTCGATCGTGGTCCAGCACCTGCTGCAGACCCCCGAGGAGTTCAACGACATTCCCCTGAGATACAACGCCGACGGCTCGGCCGTGCGCATCCGGGATGTGGGTCGTTGCGAGGTGGGCGCCGAGCGCAGCGACATCGTGGCCCGCATCGACGGAGCCCCGGCGGCCGGCATCGCCATTCGCCAGGCGGCGGGCGCCAACGCGCTCAAGACGGCCGAGGCGGTCAAGAAGACCATGGAGCGCCTGAGCGAGGACTTTCCGCCCGGGATGCAGGTGGTGTATCCCTTCGAGACCACGCCCTTCACCCAGGTGGCGATCCACGAGGTGGTCAAGACCCTGTTGCTGGCGATCCTGCTGGTGTTCATCGTGATGTATCTCTTCATGGGAAACATCCGTGCGACACTGATCCCCACCATTGCGGTGCCCGTGGTGATTCTGGGCACCTTCGGCGTGCTGGGGCTCTTCGGCTACTCGATCAACATGCTGACCATGTTCGCGATGGTGCTGGCCATCGGACTGCTGGTGGACGACGCGATCGTTGTGGTCGAGAATGTGGAACGCGTGATGGCCGAGGAGGGCTGCTCGGCGCGTGAGGCGGCCGAGAAGTCGATGCTCGAGATCACCAGCGCGCTGATCGGCATCGGTCTGGTGCTGGCCGCCGTGTTCACTCCCATGGCATTCTTCCCCGGATCGACGGGCATCATCTATCGCCAGTTCTCGGTGACCGTGGCCTCGTCGATGCTGCTCTCGGTGGTGGTGGCGCTCATCCTGACTCCCGTGCTCTGTGTGGCCCTGCTGAAACCGGTGGCCGCGGGACACCAGCCCTCGGACCAGGCGCTGCCGCTGTTCAGGCCCTTCTTCCGCTGGTTCGACCGCGGGTTCTTCAGCCTGCGCCGGCGCTACATCCACCTGACCCGGCTGGCGATCACGCACCGCTTCATCACGCTGTTCATCTTTCTGGGCATCTTCGGCGCGATGGCCTTCTTCTTTCTGCGCATGCCCACGGCCTACCTGCCCGACGAGGACCAGGGCACGATGATCGTGATGGCCATGCTGCCCACCGGCTCGACCCTTGAGCAGACGGAGCAGGTGCTGGCCAAGGTGCGCGACTACCTGCACGCCAATGAGTCCGAGGCGGTGGCCTCCTTCCTGAGCGTGGCGGGCACCAGCTTCGGTGGCCAGGGACAGAACATGGGCTTCGGTTTCGTCAAGCTGAAGGACTGGGGACTGCGCCAGGATGCCCGGCTCAAGGTGGGCGCACTGACCCGGCGCACCATGGGTTTCTGCATGAGCATCAACGAGGCCATGGTGTTCGCCTTCCAGCCTCCGGCCGTGTCGGAGCTGGGCAACGCCACCGGTTTCGACTTCCAGCTGCAGGATCGCGGGGGGCTGGGTCACGCGGCCCTGATGGCCGCCCGCAACCAGATGCTGGGCATGGCCGCGCAGGATCCGCGTCTGGTGCGTGTGCGCCCCAACGGCATGGAGGATGAAGCACAGCTCAAGATCGATGTGGACCGCGACAAGGCCGGCGCGCTGGGCGTGCCGATCTCGGCCATCCACAACACCATCGCCATCGCCTTCGGCAGCGCCTATGCCAACAACTTCATCCAGAACGGCCAGGTCAAGAAGGTCTTCGTGCAGACGGACACGCCGCAGCGCATGCTGCCCACGGATCTCTCGCGCCTTCACATGCGCAACATGGCGGGGGAGATGGTGCCCTTCGCCTCGCTGGCCAGCATGCGCTGGGAATCGGGCTCGCCCCTGCTCGAGCGCTACAATGGCTTTCCCTCGGTGGACATCTGGGGCGAACCGGCTCCCGGGCTGAGTTCGGGCACCGCGATGGACGCGATGGAAGAACTGGCCAGCAGATTGCCCAAGGGCTTTGCCCACGAATGGACCGGGTTGTCCTACCAGGAACGCCAGTCCTCCTCGAGCGCCGGGCTGCTCTACGCCTTTTCGATCTTCGTGATCTTCCTGACCCTGGCCGCGCTCTACGAGAGCTGGCCGATTCCGATCGCGATCCTGTTGACGCTGCCGCTGGGTGTGATCGGTGGTGTGCTGGCCTCGGGCCTGCGCGGCTATCCCAACGATGTGTACTTCCAGATCGGTCTGCTGACCGTGCTGGGGCTGACCACCAAGAACGCGATCCTGATCGTGCAGTTCGCCAAGGACAAGGTGGATGAAGGCATGGGCCTGCTCGAGGCGACCCTCGAGGGTGCCCGTCTGCGCCTGCGCCCGATCGTGATGACCTCGCTGGCCTTCGGTTTTGGTGTGCTGCCGCTGGCGCTGGCCTCGGGCGCGGGCTCGGGCGCCCAGCGCGCGATCGGCACGGGCGTGCTGGGCGGCATGATCACCTCGACCCTGTTGGTGATCTTCTTCGCACCCTATTTCTATGTGATGGTCTACCGTGTGCTGGGCAAGCACCGGGAAACGGCAGAAGCCATCCCGGCACCGACCACGGGCACCACTTCCGAAGGGAGCACGCGATGAAAGGCTTCCGTCTGGCCCTGCTGCTGGCTCCACTGCTGGTGAGCTGTACCATGGCCCCGCGATACACGCGACCGGAGGCGCTGGTGCCCGGGAGCTGGCCCGAGGCCGATTCCCTGGCGCTCAGCGAGCTTGCGGCCGTATCACAACCCTCGGTGGAGGAGTTCTACCGGGACCCGCGCCTGCGTTCGCTGCTGGAGCTCACGCGGGAGCACAATCTGGACCTCCGCCTGGCGACCCTGAATGCCGAGACCGTGCGCGCCTACTATCGCATCGAGCGCGCCAACCTGTTGCCGGCGGTCTCCGCCGTGGGCGCCGGCACGCGCCATCTCACGCCCGCGGATCTGGCGTCCGGTGGCACGGCCACGATCAGCGAGCAGTACAGTGTGCAGGGTGGCATCAGCGCCTGGGAGCTGGACCTCTTCGGCCGGCTGCGCAGCCTGAAGAAACAGGCGCTGGAACAGTATCTGGCCTCGCGGGAAGGCGAGCGCGGCGCGCGCCTGGCGATCACGGCCGCCGTCGGCCAGGCCTGGCTGGGGCTGGCGGCATCCCGCGAGCAATTGGGGCTGGCCCGGTCGACCGTGGTGTCCTTCGAGGAACTGTATACGCTGGTGGAGAATCGCTTTCAGGCGGGTCTGGCGTCCCGTCTGGATCTGCTGCGCGCCCAGACACAGCTGAATGCGGCCCAGCAGGCCGAGGCTCGCTATCGCCAGCTGGTGGCCCAGGACCGCAATGCTCTCGCCCGCATCGTGGGCGCACCGATTCCCGAAGAGCTGCTGCCCGCCAGTCTGGACGATGTGCTGGCACCCCTCGAACTTGAGGTGGGTCTGTCCTCGGCCGTGCTGCTGGAGCGCCCCGACATCCAGGCCGCCGAGCACCGACTGCGCGCGGCCAACGCCTTCATCGGAGCCGCGCGCGCGGCCTTCTTCCCGCGGATCTCGCTGACCGGTCTGGCCGGCACCGCCAGCGCCGAACTGAATGGCCTGTTCGGTCCGGATTCGCGAACCTGGACCTTCAGCCCCCAGGTCACGCTGCCGCTCTTCGACGCGCGCGTGTTCTCGGCACACTCTGCCAGCGCCCTGTCCCGCGAGAGCGCGCTGACCCAGTACCAGGCCTCGATCCAGAGCGCCTTCCGCGACGTCTCCGACGCCCTCGTGACACGCCAGGCCCTGTGCGAGCAGGCCCGCACCCAGGACGAACTGGCCCGCGCCAGCGAGCAATCCCTGGACCTGGCCCGCCAGCGCTACGACTCGGGTCTGGATTCCTACTTGAGCGTGCTTGACGCCCAGCGCAGCTGGTACGCCGCCCGCGAGAGCCAGGTGGCCCTGCATCTGGCCGATCTGGCCAGCCGGATCCAATTGTACACGGTGCTGGGAGGGGCGGGGCAGGACGAGGACTGACGGTCCAACGGCAGCGGGCCAGGACGCATTCGACAGTCCTGGCTTTGGGCAGGGAGAAACGTGAAAGAGAAAGGGGTCCGCAGCTGCGGACCCCTTTTGTCTGTCCAAGCGCACCCAGGAGGATTTGAACCCCCAACCTTCTGATCCGTAGTCAGACGCTCTATCCAGTTGAGCTATGGGTGCCTGTCGCGCGCGGGATGCGCCGCACAGGAAGCCCGGAATTTAAGCCGTGGCATTGATGTATGCAAGGATGGGGGCATTTTTCCCTTGAAATTCCGGGTATCGGAGCGGTTCGCGGGATTCTCGGTACAGCTGACGGAGGGCCTTGGCTGCATTGCCAAGAGGGAGAGAATGCTCAGCGGCTGGCTTGAAAATCCCTATTTTCCATGCGCTTGCTCAACGTTCTGTCGTTTGTCAACATCGCCACTCCGGAGACGCCGCGTGAGTTCACCCTACGTCATCCTGCTGCTCGCGCTGCTGGTGTTGCTGGCGGGGACCCACGTGCTCACGAGGCGGCGCATGCCGCGGATCCTGCAGCCCTTGCTGGCCGGTGGTCTGGGCTACATGGTGCTGGGGGTGCTGATGGGGCCACATGTCGGGGGGCTGGTGGGCGATGATGCGCTGCGCGAGCTGGACCCCGTGATCAACCTGGCCATCGGGTGGGTGGGGCTGGTGCTGGGCCTGCAGCTCAAATGGAAGGACCTGAAGTTGATCAGCTGGCCGGACCTGCTGGGCAGCATGATCCACTTCCTGGTGATCGCGGGCGCCACCTCACTGGGTGTGTTGGTGGTGCTGGTTGAATACGGGCACGCCGCTCCTTTGGGCACCGCGCTCACCCTGGGGCTGATCGCCGGCACCAGTTCGCCCACTTTCCTGCTGCTGCTGGAAGGAGCCAGGGCCGCGCGCACGGCCACGGGGCGCCGGATGCTGCTGTACGCCAATCTGAGTTGCATCTAC contains:
- a CDS encoding TetR/AcrR family transcriptional regulator translates to MPTRKERERLARRAEILAVARELFAEKGFHNVSMQEVAARSEFSTGSLYAFFENKDALYHDMMLDLTDDFHQRIALALDEAEDELAGLRAYLAAKAERFQQNAGLLRLYFKESGGLSASIREDLREEMCTRHNRLIERLGAIFQSGIQRGVFQPVAHPRMLALALVSLSTAVQLDGFGIGPDDTIPKDPDSVLNVLFKGLLA
- a CDS encoding efflux RND transporter periplasmic adaptor subunit; protein product: MRNHSAGPFRLITAVALVCSALLAGCGAPPTPPQPGGVPVSVIPVSLQDVSLTTSLTGRIQPFRVAEIRPQVSGVIQERLFVEGSLVSEGQVLYRIDPALHQAALDNASAALARARASEGAISARQQRIEGLLPTKAVSQQDFDNVVAELDAVRAEIQSWEAQAELARINLGYTEVRSPIAGRIGRSAVTEGAAVTAYQPIPLATVQQLDRVYLDLPQATSDVQRLRTQLAAGRLVQEENAEGNVRITLEDGSEYPLAGTLRFRDVSVNPATASVILRAIVPNPQGVLLPGMFVHAELTEGVNTGAVLIPQPAVLRDPKGNPFCWVVAEDQTAAMRTLVLDRAIGDQWVVLDGLSGGESLIIEGLQRLRRPGTPVVVTPRDDGATANTPATGH
- a CDS encoding efflux RND transporter permease subunit, whose amino-acid sequence is MSHFFLKRPVFAWVISIALMAAGLLAIRNMTVSQYPPIAPPSIAIQAYYGGASAETVENTVTQVIEQKMTGLDDLLYISGKSSSSGLGRLELTFAPGTDPDLAQAKVQNKLQLAMASLPEVVQRQGVSVSKSTRNYLIIVGLVSPDGTLDGDALRDYAATNLEKVLARVEGVGEVQNFGTQYAMRVWLNPDKLAQLQLTYEDVVAALKTYNVEISAGQFGSLPAVEGQRLNASIVVQHLLQTPEEFNDIPLRYNADGSAVRIRDVGRCEVGAERSDIVARIDGAPAAGIAIRQAAGANALKTAEAVKKTMERLSEDFPPGMQVVYPFETTPFTQVAIHEVVKTLLLAILLVFIVMYLFMGNIRATLIPTIAVPVVILGTFGVLGLFGYSINMLTMFAMVLAIGLLVDDAIVVVENVERVMAEEGCSAREAAEKSMLEITSALIGIGLVLAAVFTPMAFFPGSTGIIYRQFSVTVASSMLLSVVVALILTPVLCVALLKPVAAGHQPSDQALPLFRPFFRWFDRGFFSLRRRYIHLTRLAITHRFITLFIFLGIFGAMAFFFLRMPTAYLPDEDQGTMIVMAMLPTGSTLEQTEQVLAKVRDYLHANESEAVASFLSVAGTSFGGQGQNMGFGFVKLKDWGLRQDARLKVGALTRRTMGFCMSINEAMVFAFQPPAVSELGNATGFDFQLQDRGGLGHAALMAARNQMLGMAAQDPRLVRVRPNGMEDEAQLKIDVDRDKAGALGVPISAIHNTIAIAFGSAYANNFIQNGQVKKVFVQTDTPQRMLPTDLSRLHMRNMAGEMVPFASLASMRWESGSPLLERYNGFPSVDIWGEPAPGLSSGTAMDAMEELASRLPKGFAHEWTGLSYQERQSSSSAGLLYAFSIFVIFLTLAALYESWPIPIAILLTLPLGVIGGVLASGLRGYPNDVYFQIGLLTVLGLTTKNAILIVQFAKDKVDEGMGLLEATLEGARLRLRPIVMTSLAFGFGVLPLALASGAGSGAQRAIGTGVLGGMITSTLLVIFFAPYFYVMVYRVLGKHRETAEAIPAPTTGTTSEGSTR
- a CDS encoding efflux transporter outer membrane subunit, with product MKGFRLALLLAPLLVSCTMAPRYTRPEALVPGSWPEADSLALSELAAVSQPSVEEFYRDPRLRSLLELTREHNLDLRLATLNAETVRAYYRIERANLLPAVSAVGAGTRHLTPADLASGGTATISEQYSVQGGISAWELDLFGRLRSLKKQALEQYLASREGERGARLAITAAVGQAWLGLAASREQLGLARSTVVSFEELYTLVENRFQAGLASRLDLLRAQTQLNAAQQAEARYRQLVAQDRNALARIVGAPIPEELLPASLDDVLAPLELEVGLSSAVLLERPDIQAAEHRLRAANAFIGAARAAFFPRISLTGLAGTASAELNGLFGPDSRTWTFSPQVTLPLFDARVFSAHSASALSRESALTQYQASIQSAFRDVSDALVTRQALCEQARTQDELARASEQSLDLARQRYDSGLDSYLSVLDAQRSWYAARESQVALHLADLASRIQLYTVLGGAGQDED